In Carya illinoinensis cultivar Pawnee chromosome 7, C.illinoinensisPawnee_v1, whole genome shotgun sequence, the following are encoded in one genomic region:
- the LOC122315643 gene encoding protein ACTIVITY OF BC1 COMPLEX KINASE 1, chloroplastic isoform X1, with protein sequence MDFTCTNYANTVPCSTNHKYAPLQTPISFRATVLKRNKKSSSMRVSNFAAASGAESSVNGAIARRSLSATKETESRALQSGKSSSAMEQLDIERGVCVPFRKYSPETVRSKVLESKGAILSLILRGVEIVWNLGFYWSSLMYDFLVGRDEEVVPFRARQLRNLLCDLGPSFIKAGQVLANRPDIIREDYMNELCILQDDVPPFPNQVAFNIIEEELGQPLEAVFSKISSQTIAAASLGQVYRATLRDSKEDVAIKVQRPQIEPIIYRDLFLFRTLASFLNGISLQKLGCNAELIVDEFGEKLLEELDYTLEARNIEDFVENFKNDPTVKIPRVYKQLCGPRVLVMEWIDGIRCTNPQAIKDGGIDVNGFLTVGVSAALRQLLEFGLFHGDPHPGNIFAMRDGRIAYVDFGNVAVLSQQNKQILIDAVVHAVNEDYAEMAYDFTRLGFLAPGTDVSPIIPALEAIWQNSSGKGLSDFNFRSVTGKFNQLVYNYPIRIPERFSLVIRSLLTQEGICFTLKPDFKFLEVAYPYVAKRLLTDPNPALRERLIQVLFKDGVFQWKRLENLIVLAKENVAKMSTNPAFQVKDRQSTRNWQFDRKLDLTDTIKDGARLFFIDEGIRRQLLLALTEDSKLHIQELVDVYRLVESDIDIPSVAVEVVRDFPTVVRDLILSWSESVLADR encoded by the exons ATGGACTTCACCTGTACAAATTATGCAAACACGGTTCCTTGCTCTACTAATCACAAATATGCGCCATTACAAACGCCAATTTCTTTCCGTGCCACGGTACTCAAAAGGAACAAGAAATCATCGTCGATGCGAGTCTCGAATTTCGCGGCGGCGTCGGGAGCAGAGAGTTCTGTCAATGGCGCCATAGCGAGGAGGAGTCTATCGGCTACAAAGGAGACCGAAAGCAGGGCTTTGCAATCGGGCAAGTCCAGTAGTGCCATGGAGCAGCTCGACATCGAGCGCGGCGTTTGCGTACCATTTCGCAAGTACTCTCCCGAGACa GTGAGAAGTAAGGTATTGGAATCAAAAGGGGCAATTCTGTCACTAATTTTGCGAGGCGTGGAGATAGTTTGGAATTTGGGGTTTTACTGGTCTTCCTTGATGTATGATTTTTTGGTTGGAAGAGATGAAGAAGTTGTTCCATTTCGAGCTCGGCAGCTTAGGAATCTCCTGTGTGATTTGGGACCTTCTTTTATCAAAGCTGGCCAG GTTCTTGCAAACAGACCTGATATCATCAGAGAAGATTATATGAATGAGCTTTGCATTCTTCAAGATGATGTTCCTCCCTTCCCCAATCAG GTTGCTTTCAACATCATAGAAGAGGAATTGGGCCAACCACTTGAAGCTGTTTTCAGTAAAATTTCATCACAGACAATAGCAGCTGCAAGTTTGGGTCAAGTTTATCGAGCTACCTTACGTGACTCCAAAGAGGATGTTGCTATTAAG GTTCAAAGGCCCCAGATAGAGCCCATAATTTATCGGGATCTTTTTCTATTTCGTACTCTTGCTTCATTTTTGAATGGGATCAGTCTACAGAAACTGGGGTGCAATGCGGAGCTGATAGTTGATGAATTTGGTGAGAAGCTTTTGGAGGAGCTGGATTACACCTTG GAAGCCCGTAATATCGAAGATTTCgttgagaatttcaaaaatgACCCAACTGTCAAAATTCCTCGGGTTTACAAGCAGCTTTGTGGGCCTCGTGTTCTGGTAATGGAATGGATCGATGGAATCCGGTGCACTAATCCACAG GCTATCAAGGACGGTGGCATtgatgtaaatggatttttaacGGTTGGAGTTAGTGCTGCTTTGCGGCAATTGCTAGAATTTGGGTTATTTCATGGAGATCCACATCCCGGAAATATTTTTGCCATGCGTGATGGACGTATTGCTTATGTGGACTTTGGGAATGTTGCTGTGCTTAGTCAG CAAAATAAACAGATCTTAATTGATGCTGTCGTCCATGCTGTAAATGAGGACTATGCTGAGATGGCATATGATTTCACCAGGCTTGGCTTCCTGGCTCCTGGGACCGATGTCTCTCCTATAATCCCAGCTCTAGAGGCAATTTGGCAGAACTCTTCTGGAAAAGGACTCTCTGATTTCAATTTTCGAAGTGTTactg GGAAATTTAATCAATTGGTTTACAATTATCCCATCCGGATCCCAGAGAGATTTTCTCTTGTTATCCGTTCATTATTGACTCAAGAGGGAATCTGTTTCACTCTAAAGCCAGACTTCAAATTTCTGGAG GTTGCCTATCCATATGTGGCAAAGCGCCTCCTAACAGATCCAAATCCTGCTCTACGTGAACGTCTCATACAG GTTCTATTTAAAGATGGTGTTTTCCAGTGGAAACGGCTTGAAAACCTTATCGTTCTTGCTAAGGAAAATGTTGCCAAGATGAGCACCAACCCTGCATTTCAAGTAAAGGACAG GCAAAGTACAAGAAACTGGCAATTTGATAGAAAACTAGACCTCACGGATACCATCAAAGACGGAGCTCGCCTTTTCTTTATTGATGAAGGAATCCGTAGACAACTACTTCTTGCTTTGACCGAGGACTCAAAGCTTCACATCCAGGAG CTTGTGGATGTTTATAGGCTGGTTGAAAGCGATATAGACATTCCGTCAGTAGCAGTGGAAGTGGTACGAG ACTTTCCAACGGTTGTCCGGGATCTCATACTTTCCTGGAGTGAGTCAGTATTGGCTGATAGGTGA
- the LOC122315089 gene encoding selenoprotein H, translated as MAPKKRRVAEEEPRKPKLPMRVTRSAAKRAVNTNSVDFVSEAPRTDVPKKKKAKKVVNKEEQGNEISKAAKTKTIVIEHCKQCNSFKTRAIRVKEGLEKGVSGITVLVNPNKPRKGCFEIREDGGETFISLLDMKRPFAPMKALEMDKVISDIIDKIK; from the exons ATGGCACCCAAGAAACGAAGAGTCGCGGAGGAAGAACCACGAAAGCCCAAGTTGCCAATGAGGGTGACTCGGAGCGCGGCTAAGCGAGCGGTCAATACAAACTCGGTTGACTTCGTGTCTGAGGCGCCCCGGACCGACGtaccgaagaagaagaaggccaAGAAGGTCGTGAACAAAGAAGAGCAAGGGAATGAAATTTCGAAAGCGGCGAAGACGAAGACCATAGTGATTGAGCACTG CAAACAATGCAATTCATTCAAGACAAGGGCCATTAGGGTGAAAGAAGGTTTGGAGAAAGGTGTTTCTGGTATCACAGTGCTCGTCAATCCCAATAAG CCGAGAAAGGGTTGCTTTGAAATAAGGGAGGATGGTGGTGAGACTTTCATCAGTCTTCTG GACATGAAGCGACCATTTGCACCAATGAAGGCTCTGGAGATGGACAAAGTCATCTCTGATATTATTGACAAGATCAAATGA
- the LOC122317047 gene encoding fasciclin-like arabinogalactan protein 14 produces the protein MNSKASPLLSFAFVIIFFSSASAFNITRLLGQFPEFSTFNNYLTQTQLFQPINSRNSITVLAVNNKAIAGLSGKPLDVIKKILSVHVVLDYYDVEKLTMLPKKTTVLTTLFQSSGLAVGQQGFLDVSLVNEGEVAFGSAEKGSGLNIKLVKPVVARPYNISVLEVTSPIVPPGIDQAAASPKSPPTKPVSPTASPKKSPMTAPTHAPAKEPVAKAPAPTDEVTGDSPIESPSSAPEADAPNADAPSSDDAAPVSSPVPSAADDASTPAPAESGSSRTNVASGFLSVGVVMGLVALSVSF, from the coding sequence ATGAATTCCAAAGCCTCGCCTCTCCTCTCCTTTGCTTTTGTCATTATTTTCTTCTCCTCCGCCTCGGCCTTCAATATTACAAGGCTCCTTGGTCAATTCCCGGAGTTTAGCACCTTTAACAACTATCTCACCCAGACCCAACTCTTCCAACCAATCAATAGCCGCAACTCCATCACTGTTCTTGCTGTCAACAACAAAGCCATTGCTGGTCTTTCTGGAAAACCCTTGGATGTTATCAAGAAGATCTTGAGTGTTCACGTTGTGCTCGACTACTATGATGTTGAGAAGCTCACGATGCTACCCAAGAAGACTACTGTTCTCACCACCTTGTTTCAATCTAGCGGGCTTGCTGTCGGACAACAAGGGTTCTTGGATGTTTCGCTTGTCAATGAGGGTGAGGTCGCTTTTGGGTCAGCGGAAAAAGGTTCAGGTCTCAACATCAAGCTCGTTAAACCCGTGGTTGCTCGGCCCTATAACATCTCTGTGCTCGAAGTTACATCTCCGATAGTACCTCCTGGTATAGATCAAGCGGCCGCCTCACCCAAGAGCCCACCAACTAAGCCTGTTTCACCCACCGCTTCACCTAAGAAGTCACCAATGACTGCTCCAACTCATGCTCCGGCAAAGGAACCAGTTGCAAAGGCTCCTGCTCCCACTGATGAGGTGACTGGTGATTCCCCTATAGAATCACCATCATCTGCACCAGAGGCCGATGCACCAAATGCTGATGCACCAAGCAGTGATGATGCAGCACCAGTCAGCTCTCCGGTACCTAGTGCTGCTGATGATGCTTCCACTCCCGCTCCAGCTGAATCAGGTTCTTCACGCACCAATGTAGCCTCGGGTTTCCTGAGTGTTGGGGTGGTGATGGGTTTGGTGGCATTGTCGGTGtctttctaa
- the LOC122317071 gene encoding flowering-promoting factor 1-like protein 2 produces the protein MSGVWVFSNGVYRLNPQAESSDGKQGSSSKKKVLVHLPTGKVVSSYSSLEQILTGLGWERYYEGDPDLFQFHKPPSIDLISLPWEFSKFCSIHMYDIVVKNPNIFHVRDM, from the coding sequence ATGTCAGGAGTTTGGGTTTTCAGCAATGGCGTATATCGCCTAAATCCTCAAGCGGAATCCTCCGATGGAAAGCAAGGTAGTAGTTCTAAGAAAAAGGTTTTGGTGCACTTACCAACCGGAAAGGTGGTATCGTCCTACTCCTCCCTTGAGCAAATCTTGACCGGGTTAGGGTGGGAGAGGTATTACGAAGGTGACCCCGACCTCTTCCAATTCCACAAGCCACCTTCCATCGACCTAATTTCTCTTCCTTGGGAATTCTCCAAGTTCTGCTCCATTCACATGTACGATATTGTCGTTAAAAATCCCAATATCTTCCACGTCCGAGATATGTGA
- the LOC122315643 gene encoding protein ACTIVITY OF BC1 COMPLEX KINASE 1, chloroplastic isoform X2, translating into MYDFLVGRDEEVVPFRARQLRNLLCDLGPSFIKAGQVLANRPDIIREDYMNELCILQDDVPPFPNQVAFNIIEEELGQPLEAVFSKISSQTIAAASLGQVYRATLRDSKEDVAIKVQRPQIEPIIYRDLFLFRTLASFLNGISLQKLGCNAELIVDEFGEKLLEELDYTLEARNIEDFVENFKNDPTVKIPRVYKQLCGPRVLVMEWIDGIRCTNPQAIKDGGIDVNGFLTVGVSAALRQLLEFGLFHGDPHPGNIFAMRDGRIAYVDFGNVAVLSQQNKQILIDAVVHAVNEDYAEMAYDFTRLGFLAPGTDVSPIIPALEAIWQNSSGKGLSDFNFRSVTGKFNQLVYNYPIRIPERFSLVIRSLLTQEGICFTLKPDFKFLEVAYPYVAKRLLTDPNPALRERLIQVLFKDGVFQWKRLENLIVLAKENVAKMSTNPAFQVKDRQSTRNWQFDRKLDLTDTIKDGARLFFIDEGIRRQLLLALTEDSKLHIQELVDVYRLVESDIDIPSVAVEVVRDFPTVVRDLILSWSESVLADR; encoded by the exons ATGTATGATTTTTTGGTTGGAAGAGATGAAGAAGTTGTTCCATTTCGAGCTCGGCAGCTTAGGAATCTCCTGTGTGATTTGGGACCTTCTTTTATCAAAGCTGGCCAG GTTCTTGCAAACAGACCTGATATCATCAGAGAAGATTATATGAATGAGCTTTGCATTCTTCAAGATGATGTTCCTCCCTTCCCCAATCAG GTTGCTTTCAACATCATAGAAGAGGAATTGGGCCAACCACTTGAAGCTGTTTTCAGTAAAATTTCATCACAGACAATAGCAGCTGCAAGTTTGGGTCAAGTTTATCGAGCTACCTTACGTGACTCCAAAGAGGATGTTGCTATTAAG GTTCAAAGGCCCCAGATAGAGCCCATAATTTATCGGGATCTTTTTCTATTTCGTACTCTTGCTTCATTTTTGAATGGGATCAGTCTACAGAAACTGGGGTGCAATGCGGAGCTGATAGTTGATGAATTTGGTGAGAAGCTTTTGGAGGAGCTGGATTACACCTTG GAAGCCCGTAATATCGAAGATTTCgttgagaatttcaaaaatgACCCAACTGTCAAAATTCCTCGGGTTTACAAGCAGCTTTGTGGGCCTCGTGTTCTGGTAATGGAATGGATCGATGGAATCCGGTGCACTAATCCACAG GCTATCAAGGACGGTGGCATtgatgtaaatggatttttaacGGTTGGAGTTAGTGCTGCTTTGCGGCAATTGCTAGAATTTGGGTTATTTCATGGAGATCCACATCCCGGAAATATTTTTGCCATGCGTGATGGACGTATTGCTTATGTGGACTTTGGGAATGTTGCTGTGCTTAGTCAG CAAAATAAACAGATCTTAATTGATGCTGTCGTCCATGCTGTAAATGAGGACTATGCTGAGATGGCATATGATTTCACCAGGCTTGGCTTCCTGGCTCCTGGGACCGATGTCTCTCCTATAATCCCAGCTCTAGAGGCAATTTGGCAGAACTCTTCTGGAAAAGGACTCTCTGATTTCAATTTTCGAAGTGTTactg GGAAATTTAATCAATTGGTTTACAATTATCCCATCCGGATCCCAGAGAGATTTTCTCTTGTTATCCGTTCATTATTGACTCAAGAGGGAATCTGTTTCACTCTAAAGCCAGACTTCAAATTTCTGGAG GTTGCCTATCCATATGTGGCAAAGCGCCTCCTAACAGATCCAAATCCTGCTCTACGTGAACGTCTCATACAG GTTCTATTTAAAGATGGTGTTTTCCAGTGGAAACGGCTTGAAAACCTTATCGTTCTTGCTAAGGAAAATGTTGCCAAGATGAGCACCAACCCTGCATTTCAAGTAAAGGACAG GCAAAGTACAAGAAACTGGCAATTTGATAGAAAACTAGACCTCACGGATACCATCAAAGACGGAGCTCGCCTTTTCTTTATTGATGAAGGAATCCGTAGACAACTACTTCTTGCTTTGACCGAGGACTCAAAGCTTCACATCCAGGAG CTTGTGGATGTTTATAGGCTGGTTGAAAGCGATATAGACATTCCGTCAGTAGCAGTGGAAGTGGTACGAG ACTTTCCAACGGTTGTCCGGGATCTCATACTTTCCTGGAGTGAGTCAGTATTGGCTGATAGGTGA